A genomic region of Candidatus Eisenbacteria bacterium contains the following coding sequences:
- a CDS encoding CpsD/CapB family tyrosine-protein kinase, with translation MDRAPRPRRSLLDGLDLDAPHITEIRRILQNLYRMRTGSDSEIRSYMVTSAGRDEGKSTICSLLAIVSARIFYKRTLIIDGDLRRPTVHSLLGISQVPGLFDVMRRNVPLRDAIHPTVLPMLSAVPSGQLRGIVSEAYADEAFVQVLREATASYDLVFVDAPPAVPVVEPQLMAAHVDALLVVAMAGKTALSMVRRFMQIMTSVHGKIAGVVLNNASEGLPYYYDHRYYGYPKPQPSRIRTVHPESREDMEQQPKDIAGGTP, from the coding sequence GTGGATCGCGCCCCGCGCCCCCGCCGGAGCCTGCTGGATGGGCTCGACCTCGACGCGCCGCACATCACGGAGATCCGGCGGATCCTGCAGAACCTCTATCGCATGCGGACCGGGTCCGATTCCGAGATCCGCTCGTACATGGTGACGAGCGCCGGGAGGGACGAGGGGAAGAGCACGATCTGTTCGCTCCTGGCGATCGTCTCGGCGAGGATCTTCTACAAGCGCACCTTGATCATCGACGGTGACCTGCGCCGTCCCACGGTCCACTCGCTCCTGGGCATCTCCCAGGTCCCCGGGCTCTTCGACGTGATGCGGCGGAACGTGCCGCTCCGCGACGCGATCCACCCGACGGTCCTGCCGATGCTCTCCGCGGTTCCGAGCGGGCAGCTGCGCGGCATCGTGAGCGAGGCCTATGCGGACGAGGCCTTCGTCCAGGTGCTGCGCGAAGCGACCGCGAGCTACGACCTCGTCTTCGTCGACGCGCCGCCCGCGGTCCCCGTGGTCGAGCCGCAGCTCATGGCGGCCCACGTCGACGCGCTCCTGGTCGTCGCCATGGCCGGCAAGACCGCCCTCTCGATGGTGCGACGGTTCATGCAGATCATGACATCGGTCCATGGAAAGATCGCCGGCGTGGTCCTGAACAACGCGTCCGAAGGGCTGCCCTACTACTACGACCACCGGTATTACGGCTACCCCAAACCCCAGCCGTCGCGAATCCGCACGGTTCACCCAGAATCGAGGGAGGACATGGAACAGCAACCGAAGGACATTGCCGGAGGAACTCCATGA
- a CDS encoding nucleotide sugar dehydrogenase — protein MKRTRREASPLQTFLDRASSKKARIGVIGLGYVGLPLAAEFAKEGFRVTGFEIDAKRVATLNSGRSYIQDVPTSDVRELVRSGRLRATLDFDELKAMDAIDICVPTPLRKTKDPDVSYIVSSVSEIAPRLRRGQLVILESTTYPGTTDELVRPMLEERDMRVGRDFYLAFSPERIDPGNPKFHTRNIPKVVGGTTPACTQAVSALYGKIFDQVVPVTSTQVAETVKLLENTFRSVNIGLVNEIALMCDKLNINVWEVIDAAATKPFGFMPFYPGPGLGGHCIPVDPFYLSWKARQSGFEARFIELAGQVNGNMPYHVVRRVGEALNAKRQSVRGARVLLLGVAYKADIDDVRESPSLDIMEILEKEGARVTYCDPYVPVLRHGGKVHRSVPLTPGTLRRFDCVVIATAHKVFDYDMISKHAASIVDCRNALKGRRKRAVVPL, from the coding sequence ATGAAGCGTACCCGCCGTGAGGCGAGCCCGCTCCAGACGTTCCTGGATCGCGCGTCCAGCAAGAAGGCCCGCATCGGCGTCATCGGCCTCGGGTACGTCGGCCTCCCGCTCGCGGCCGAGTTCGCGAAGGAGGGTTTCCGCGTCACCGGATTCGAGATCGACGCGAAGCGCGTCGCCACGCTGAACTCGGGACGCTCGTACATCCAGGACGTCCCCACGTCCGACGTGCGCGAGCTCGTGCGCTCCGGAAGGCTGCGCGCGACGCTCGACTTCGACGAGCTGAAGGCGATGGACGCGATCGACATCTGCGTGCCCACGCCGCTCCGGAAGACGAAGGACCCGGACGTCTCCTACATCGTCTCGTCGGTGTCCGAGATCGCGCCGCGCCTCCGGCGCGGGCAGCTCGTGATCCTCGAGTCGACCACGTATCCGGGCACGACCGACGAGCTCGTCCGGCCCATGCTCGAGGAGCGGGACATGCGGGTGGGGAGGGACTTCTACCTGGCCTTCTCCCCCGAGCGGATCGATCCGGGCAATCCGAAGTTCCACACGCGGAACATCCCGAAAGTGGTCGGTGGAACGACTCCGGCGTGCACGCAGGCGGTGTCCGCTCTGTACGGGAAGATCTTCGACCAGGTGGTTCCGGTCACGTCGACCCAGGTCGCGGAGACGGTGAAGCTCCTCGAGAACACGTTCCGAAGCGTCAACATCGGACTCGTGAACGAGATCGCGCTCATGTGCGACAAGCTGAACATCAACGTCTGGGAGGTGATCGACGCCGCGGCGACGAAGCCGTTCGGGTTCATGCCGTTCTATCCGGGCCCCGGCCTCGGAGGGCACTGCATTCCGGTCGATCCCTTCTATCTCTCGTGGAAGGCCCGCCAGAGCGGCTTCGAGGCCCGGTTCATCGAGCTCGCGGGGCAGGTGAACGGCAACATGCCGTATCACGTGGTCCGGCGTGTCGGAGAGGCGCTGAACGCGAAGCGCCAGTCGGTGCGGGGAGCGCGCGTTCTCCTCCTGGGCGTGGCGTACAAGGCCGACATCGACGACGTCCGGGAGTCGCCCTCGCTCGACATCATGGAGATCCTCGAGAAGGAGGGTGCGCGCGTCACCTACTGCGATCCCTACGTGCCGGTGCTGCGGCACGGGGGGAAGGTGCACCGGTCCGTGCCGCTCACGCCCGGAACGCTGCGGCGGTTCGATTGCGTGGTGATCGCCACGGCGCACAAGGTCTTCGACTACGACATGATCTCGAAGCACGCGGCGTCGATCGTCGACTGCCGGAACGCGCTCAAGGGCCGGCGGAAGCGCGCCGTGGTGCCCCTCTAG
- a CDS encoding SDR family oxidoreductase, which yields MTLHLVTGGAGFIGSHIAERLLREGNRVRVLDNLATGRRENLEPLRAAGGDRFEWVEGDIRDLDTCRRACEGAAFVYHQAALASVQRSIERPADTTAVNVLGTVNVLTAAREAGVRRVVSASSSSVYGDTPTLPKHERMETSPRSPYAASKLAAESFARVASLTLGLETVSLRYFNVFGPRQDPHSQYAAVIPLFIGALLEGKRPVVFGDGQQSRDFTYIDNVVDANLRAASCADGSGEAVNVACGERYSLLTLLDTLGRIVGRSANPVFQPPRAGDVLHSQASTEKAERMLGFRPGVGFEDGLRRTVEHFRSGR from the coding sequence GTGACGCTCCATCTCGTCACCGGGGGCGCCGGGTTCATCGGCTCCCACATCGCGGAGCGGCTCCTCCGGGAGGGGAACCGGGTCCGCGTCCTGGACAATCTCGCAACGGGACGGCGGGAGAACCTGGAACCGCTCCGCGCCGCGGGCGGGGACCGCTTCGAGTGGGTCGAGGGCGACATCCGCGACCTCGACACCTGCCGCCGGGCCTGCGAGGGAGCCGCGTTCGTGTACCACCAGGCCGCTCTGGCGTCGGTCCAGCGATCCATCGAGCGTCCCGCCGACACCACCGCGGTGAACGTCCTGGGAACCGTGAACGTGCTCACGGCCGCCCGCGAGGCGGGTGTCCGGCGCGTGGTCTCGGCCAGCTCCTCGTCGGTCTACGGGGACACGCCGACGCTCCCCAAGCACGAGCGGATGGAGACGTCGCCCCGGTCTCCCTACGCGGCCAGCAAGCTCGCGGCGGAATCCTTCGCTCGCGTCGCATCGCTGACGCTCGGTCTCGAGACCGTCTCGCTCCGGTACTTCAACGTCTTCGGGCCGAGGCAGGACCCGCACTCCCAGTACGCGGCGGTGATCCCGCTCTTCATCGGAGCGCTCCTCGAGGGGAAGCGCCCGGTCGTGTTCGGGGACGGGCAGCAGAGCCGGGACTTCACCTACATCGACAACGTGGTCGACGCGAACCTGCGCGCCGCGAGCTGCGCGGACGGGTCGGGTGAGGCCGTCAACGTGGCGTGCGGAGAGCGGTACTCGCTCCTCACCCTCCTCGATACGCTGGGGCGCATCGTGGGGCGCTCGGCAAATCCCGTGTTCCAGCCGCCTCGCGCGGGGGACGTGCTCCACTCCCAGGCATCGACCGAGAAGGCCGAGCGGATGCTGGGATTCCGTCCGGGAGTCGGATTCGAGGACGGCCTCCGCCGGACGGTGGAGCACTTCCGAAGTGGGCGCTGA